From the Actinomadura luzonensis genome, the window TAAACGACCTCGATGGTAGCCACGGGATGCGCTCCTAAATCGTGGAAGACGATTATGCCTTCAGAGCCTATCGGTCGCGGTCGGGCCGGACGCCGTGGGCGTCAGCGGCTCTCCCACGCCCGCACCCGGTCGCGGTAGGCCCGGGCCGCCGCCCGCAGCTCCGCCTCGGCGTCGAGCCCCGCCTCCGCGGCCCTGCGCACCAGGTCGAACAGCTCCCGCGCCACGCCCTGCCCGACCCCGGCCGCCAGCGCCTCGGGCGCGCCGGCCCGCTCGGCGCGGCGGACGAGCTGGGCGGCCAGCGACAACGCCGGCTGCCCCATGGGGACGCCGTCGAGCGCCGACTCGCGCCCCTTGGCGGCCCGCTCGGCCGCCTTGATGGCCTCCCAGTTGTCGTTGACCTCGTCGGCGCTCTCGGCCCGCACCGAGCCGAACACGTGCGGGTGCCTGCGCACCAGCTTGTCCACGATGCCGGCCGCCACGTCGTCCATGTCGAAGCCCTCGGCCACCCGGGCGTGGAAGACCACCTGGAGCAGCAGGTCGCCCAGCTCCTCGCGGAGCGCCGCGTAGTCGCCCTGCTCGATGGTCTCCAGCACCTCGTACGCCTCTTCGAGCAGGTACGGCACCAGCGACTCGTGCGTCTGCTTGCGGTCCCAAGGGCACTCGGCGCGCAGCCGGTCCATGACCGCGACCAGGTCGAGCACCCGCGCGCCGGGCAGGTCGTACGAGCCCGGCACGACCTCGATCAGCGGCGGGTCGGCCATCGCCACGGCGGCGTGCCCGACCGCCCGCATGAACTCCTCCTCGTCGTCGCCGGCCAGCCACACCACGGTCTCGGTGACCGCCCGCGCGGCGAGCCCCGCCGGGTCGGGTTCGACGACCTCGGCCGCGATCCCGGCCTCGGCCAGGTAGGGAAGCTGCGGGTGCGCCGCCGCCCCGGTCAGCACGGGACCGGAGCGCAGCGCCTGCCAGGCCTGGTGGCTCAGCAGCCCGGGGGCGACCCTGGGCGAGGTGGTGACGACGACGAGCGGCACCGGCTAGCCCTGCGCCGTCTGCTGCGGGGTGGCCGCCGGCTTGCCGAAGCGGCCCGGGTCGATGAACGGCCCCGGGTTCTCCTGCGTGCGCTGCGGGTTGAGCGCGCCGTAACGCGGGTTGATCACCGGCTTGACGGAGTTGAACTCCTGGGCCAGCCGCTGGTTGCCGCTCTCCCCGCCGAACTGCTGCTGCAGCTTGCTCAGCCCGACCATCGCCCGCCCGTAGTCGCGGGCGTCGGACGGCACCACGCCCTGCGACAGCAGGTTGATCTCGGCCGACTGGAACTGGCCGGGGTCCTTGATCGCGGCGTCGATCTCCGTCTCGCTGACCTGCACCTTGTAGCGGTCGAGCAACTGCTCGGTGATGGCCACGTTGAGCAGGCGCTGCAGCACGACGTGGCTGACCGGCACCCCGCCGAGGTCCGCCTCGCTGAGGTTGTTCCTCTTGAGCGCCGCCTTGTACGCCTCCGCGTCCGCATTGACCTCGCTGACCGTGATGCGCTGGTCGCCGACCACGGCAGCGGCCCCGATGTGGGAGGGGGAAGAGCAGGCGGTCAGGGCCAGGCCCGCCGCGGCGGCGGCCACCGCCACTCGTATCGACTTCACATGCGTCCCTTTCCGACCGAAAAACCGCCGCTAGCTTACCCGTGCGGGCTCAAGGAACAGCGCCTCGACCAGGTCTCCGCACCATTTGAGCAGGTCGAGGTCGCGCAACGGCTGCCCGCCGAGCGGCTTGGTCTTCGGGATCGGCACGAGCAGGGTCTCCGCGGCGTGCTTGTAGACGGCCTTCTTGTAGAGCCGGTCGAGGCGCACCTGCTGCGACTCGCGCAGCCTGGCCGGGCCGAACTTGATGTTCTGGCCCTGCAGCGTGACGTCCGTCAGGCCGGCCTTGCGGGCCTTGATGCGGAACCTGGCGACCTCCAGCAGGTTGTCCACCTCGACGGGCGGCTTGCCGTAGCGGTCGGTCAGCTCCTCGCGCACCTCGGTGATGTCGCTCTCCTCGGCGATCGCGGCCATCCGCTTGTACGCCTCCAGCCGCAGCCGCTCGGAGGTGACGTAGTCGTGCGGGATGTGGGCGTTGATCGGCAGCTCGACCTTGACGTCGGGCGTCTCCTCGCGCTCCTCGCCGCCGTCGAGCTTGGCCTTCTGCTCCTGCACGGCCTCGGACATGAGGCGCACGTACAGGTCGAAGCCGACGCCCGCGATGAAGCCGGACTGCTCGGCGCCGAGCACGTTGCCGGCGCCGCGGATCTCCAGGTCCTTCATCGCGACGTACATGCCGGCGCCCATCTCGGTGTGCTGGGAGATGGTGGCCAGGCGCTCGTGGGCGGTCTCGGTGAGCGGCTTCTCCGGCGGGTAGAGGAAGTAGGCGTAGCCGCGCTCGCGGCCCCGGCCCACCCGGCCGCGGAGCTGGTGGAGCTGGCTCAGGCCGTAGTTGTCGGCCCGGTCCACGATGAGGGTGTTGGCGTTGGGCACGTCGAGGCCGGACTCGACGATCGTGGTGGAGACGAGCACGTCGTACTCGCGCTCCCAGAAGCCCACCATGATCTTCTCGAGCTGGTGCTCGTTCATCTGGCCGTGGGCGACCGCGATGCGCGCCTCCGGCACCAGCTCGCGCAGCCGCGCCGCGACCCGGTTGATGGAGGCCACCCGGTTGTGGACGAAGAAGACCTGGCCGTCGCGCATCAGCTCGCGCCGGATCGCCGCCGCGATCTGCTTCTCCTCGTACGGCCCCACGAAGGTGAGGATCGGGTGCCGCTCCTCCGGCGGGGTGAGGATGGTCGACATCTCGCGGATGCCGGTCAGACCCATCTCCAGCGTGCGCGGGATCGGCGTGGCCGACATGGCCAGCACGTCCACCTGCGTGCGCAGGTGCTTCATGGCCTCCTTGTGCTCGACGCCGAAGCGCTGCTCCTCGTCGATGATGATCAGGCCGAGGTCCTTGAAGCGCACCTCGGGGCTGAGCAGCCGGTGGGTGCCGATGACGACGTCCACCGCGCCGGTGCGCAGGCCGTCGAGGGTGGCCTTGACCTCGCCGTCGGTCTGGAAGCGGGAGATCGGCTTGACCGTGACGGGGAAGCTGGAGAACCGCTCGGCGAAGGTGGACATGTGCTGCTGCACCAGCAGCGTGGTCGGCACGAGCACCGCCACCTGCTTGCCGTCCTGCACCGCCTTGAACGCCGCCCGCACCGCGATCTCGGTCTTGCCGTAGCCGACGTCGCCGCAGATCAGCCGGTCCATCGGGACGCCGCGCTCCATGTCGCGCTTGACCTCGTCGATGGCCGCGAGCTGGTCGCCGGTCTCGGCGTAGGGGAAGGCGTCCTCCATCTCCCGCTGCCACGGCGTGTCGGCGCCGAAGGCGTGGCCGGGCGAGGCCATGCGGGCGGAGTAGAGCCTGATCAGCTCGCCGGCGATCTCCTTGACCGCCTTCTTGGCGCGGGACTTGGCCTTGGCCCAGTCGGCGCCGCCCATGCGGTTGAGCGTGGGCGCCTCGCCGCCGACGTAGCGGGTGACCTCGTCGAGCTGGTCGGTGGGCACGTAGAGGCGGTCGCCCTTGGCGTACTCGATGACGAGGTACTCGCGGGTGGCGCCCTGCACCGTGCGCTGCACCATCTCGACGTAGCGGCCGACGCCGTGCTGCTCGTGCACGACGTGGTCGCCGGTCTTGAGCTGGAGCGGGTCGACCATGTTGCGGCGGCGCGAGGGCAGCCGGCGCATGTCCTTGGTGGAGGCCTTCTGGCCGACCAGGTCGAGGTGGGTGAGCACGGCCAGCGTGGGGGTGACGAAGCCGTGCTCGATCAGGCCGGTGCTGACGTGCACGACCTTGCGCTCGGGCGCCTTGTCCAGGAACGGCTGCAGCCGGGCCGGCACGTCGACGCTCTTCAGCACCTCGACCATGCGCTCGGCCGGGCCGTGGCCCTCGCTGAGCAGCACGACGGCCTTCTCCTCGGCCAGCCAGCCCTTGATGTCGGCCAGCGCCTTGGCGGTGTCGCCGCGGTAGGCCTCGCTGTCCTGGGCGTCCAGCTCGGCGCCGTTGCCGAAGGGCGCCATCGTCCACCACGGCTGGCCGAGGGCGTCGGCGTGGCCGCGGACGTCCTCCAGCGTGCGGAAGGCCGCCGCCCCGAGGTCGATGGGCGCCTCGCCGCCGGCCGCGGCGTTGATCCAGGACGCCTCCAGGAACTCCTGCGAGGTGCGCACCAGCTCCTCGGCGCGGCCCCTGATGCGCTCGGGGTCGCACACGAACACCGCCGAGCGGACCGGCAGGTGGTCCAGCAGCAGGTCCATCTCGCCGGCCAGGGCGGGCGCGAACGCCTCCATGCCCTCCACCGGGGTGCCCTCGGCGAGCTGGTCGAGCACCTCGGCGAGCGCCGGGTACTCCTCGGCCAGCTCGGCCGCCCGCCGCCGCACCTCGTCGGTCAGCAGCAGCTCGCGGCAGGGCGGCGCGAACAGCCCGCCCTCGGCCGCCTCCAGCGAGCGCTGGTCGGCGACCTTGAACCAGCGGATCTCCTCGACCGTGTCGCCCCAGAACTCCAGCCGCAGCGGGTGCTCTTCGGTGGGCGGGAAGACGTCGAGCAGGCCGCCGCGCACGGCCACCTCGCCGCGCCGCTCCACCATGTCGACCCGGTGGTAGCCGTTGCCGACCAGCTTGGCGACGACCTCGTCGAGGTCGGCGTCGTCGCCGGCGCGCAGCCGGATCGGCTCCAGGTCGCCGAGCCCCTTGACGACGGGCTGCAGCAACGCGCGGACCGGGGTCACGATCACGCTGAGCGGCCCGGCCGCGGAGTCGCCCTTCACCGGGTGCGCCAGCCGGCGCAGCACGGCCAGCCGCTGCCCCACGGTGTCGCTGCGCGGCGACAGGCGCTCGTGCGGCAACGTCTCCCAGGCCGGGAAGACCGCGACGGAGGCGGGCTCCAGGAGACTGGTCAGCGCCGCGGCGAGGTCTTCGGCCTCGCGGCCCGTCGCGGTGACCGCGAGCACGGTGCGCTGGTCGTGCGTGGCCAGCGCGGCCACGCCGAACGGCCGCAGCGCGGACGGCGCGATCAGCGACACGTCGCCGCCCTCTTCGAGTGCGGCGGTCAGTTTCGGGTCGGCGCGAACAAGGTCAAGCAGTCCGGAAAGACTCATCAGATACGCCCACAGCCCCACGACGGCATCACGATTACCCCCGGCCTTGCCAGGTCTCGGGGGTGTGCTTCCCAGACTACTCGCCGCCAGGCCTCAGCCGACGCGGTAACCAGGTACGGAGGGCCAGCGCACGGTCAGCACGGTGGACGGCTCCTCGGCCCGCCAGGAGTGGTCGACGCCCTTGCCCCACACCACGTAGTCGCCCGGCTCGGCCAGCAGCACGCTGCGACCGGGCAGCTCGACCCGGAACCGCCCGCTGATCAGCACGAGCAGGGCGGTGCGGGCCTCGCCGCGCACCCAGTGCGCCCGTTCCTCGCCGGGCGGGTGGACGCCCCACTTGATCTCGACCTCTTCGCTGTGCCGGGGGTCGCCGGGCGGTTTGAAGTGGCCGAGCAGCCACCCGCGGTCGCCCGCGGCGTCGACGCCGGCGTTCCCCACGTAGATTTGGTCGCTCACGGGCCAGGACGCTAGCAGGGATATGCGTTACCAATACCGATCAGATGACTACGCTAGGTCACATGTCTGAGGTGCGCTCGGTCGCCCAGCGAGGCGATCTCTTCGATCAGCGGGTCCGCGAGCTCTGGAGCGGCCAGTTCGGCAGACGGCTCGACGTGCTGGTCGCCGGCTGCGCCCACGACGAGCCACTGGCGCTGGAGCGGATCGAGACCAGGTCCGTCGGCGTCGACGAGGACCACCCGGCCGTCCGCGCGGTGCTGGAGGAGCGGGCCGACCTCGTGTCCTGGTCGCTCGGCGACCTGCGCGGCGTGCCGCTGGCACCCAGGGCCTACGACCTGATCCAGCTGTCGTTCCTGCTGGAGCGCGTCAGGCACGCCGAGCTCGTCCTCGACCGGCTGCTGCAGTCGCTGCGGCCGGGCGGGCTGGTGCTGCTGCGCATGCGCGACCGCAGGTCGGCGTACGGGCTGCTGGACCGCGTCACGCCGTCGTGGGTGCGCCGGGCGCTGTGGCGCGCGGTCGTCAGGAAGGGCACGCCGGGGCCGCTGCCCGCCGTGTACGAGCCGCTGGCCTCCGCCGACGGCATGCACGCGTTCTGCCTGAGCCGCGGCCTGATGATCATCGACGAGGAGCGGCGGGCGAGCGGCCCGGCCCGCGCGGGCTGGCTGGGGCGCGCGGCGATCGCCGTGATGTCCCGGCTGACCAGCGGGCGCTACCCCGCCTCGCACGACGAGGTCACCATGGTCATCAGGAAGCCGCAGCATCACTTCGCCAGAGTGCTCTAGCGGCATAACCGGATGAGTCGGTACACTCGTTTCCTACCAAGTGAGTCGGATTAGTTGGGATGTAGACGACGTGGAGTGGACCCCCGAGCCGCACGAGCTGGCCGATCTCGAGCTGCTGCTCTCCGGCGCGTTCGACCCGCTGACGGGGTTCCTCGGCCACGACGACCTGCACGCGGTGCACGAGCGCGGCACGCTCGCCGACGGCACGCCGTGGCCCGCGCCGGTCACCCTCCACCTGCCCGCCGAGGTCTCCCCCGGCGACGAGGTGACCCTGCTCGACCCCGAGGGCCTGCCGCTCGCGGCGCTCACGGTGACCGCCCAGGAGGCCGACGGGCTGGTCTCGGGGCCGGTCAAGGGGCTCGGCGCGCCGGAGCACGGGCCCTTCGCCCGCCTGCGGCGCACCCCGGCCCAGGTCAAGGAGGAGCTCGGCGGGCGCGCGGCGCTCGCCGTCACCCTGCGGGGGCCGCTCGACGACCTGTCCGAGATCACCGCGCTGGCCAAGGAGCTGGACGCGGTGATCCTGCTGCTGCCCCTGGCGTACGGCGAGGGCGGCCCCGCCGTGGTCCGCGCCGCGCTGCGAGCCCAGGAGCGGCTGCCCGCCGGCACGTTCGTGGTCCCGGTGCCGCTCGCCCCGCGCGAGGAGCCCGAGATCGACCTGGAGCTGCGCGAGCACGTCGCGGCCGCCTACGGCGCGACCGAGCACTTCCCCGGCCCCGAGCCGGTGACGATCCCCGGGCCGCCGCACCGGCGCGGCCTCGTGGTGTTCTTCACCGGCCTGTCCGGCTCGGGCAAGTCGACCATCGCCCGCGGCCTGCGCGACGCGCTGCTGGAGCTGGGCAGCCGCTCGCTCACCTACCTCGACGGCGACGTGGTGCGCCACCTGCTGTCGAAGGGCCTGACCTTCTCCAAGGCCGACCGCGACCTCAACATCCGGCGCATCGGCTTCGTGGCCGCCGAGGTCGCCAGGCACGGCGGCCTGGCCGTCTGCGCCCCCATCGCCCCCTACGCCGCCACCCGCGCCGAGGTGCGGGCGATGGTCGAGGCGGTCGGCGCCGACTTCCTGCTGGTGCACGTGGCCACGCCGCTGGAGGAGTGCGAGCGGCGCGACCGCAAGGGCCTGTACGCCAAGGCCCGCGCCGGGCTCATCCCCGAGTTCACCGGCGTCTCCGACCCCTACGAGGAGCCGGACGACGCCGACCTGGTCATCGACACGACGCACATCTCGATCGAGGCGGCCGTCTCCAGGGTGCTGGAGACGCTGCGGTCTGGAGGCTGGATCCGTTGATCGACTTCGCCCTCATCGGCGGGTCCTTCGTCGTCGCCGTCGTGGTCGGGCTCACCGGCATGGGCGGCGGCGCGCTGATGACGCCCATGATGATGTTGTTCTTCAACGTCCCGCCGCTCGCCGCGGTCTCCAGCGACCTGGTGGCCTCCGCGGTGATGAAGCCGGTGGGCAGCGTGGTGCACCTGCGCCGGGGCACGGTCAACCTGCGACTGGTGGGCTGGCTGTGCGCGGGGTCGGTGCCGGCCGCGTTCTGCGGGGTGTTCCTCGCACGGGCCTTCGCCGTCACCGACGCGGTCAAGTACGCCCTGGGCGTGGCGCTGCTGCTGGCCGTGGCCGGCATGGCGGCCAAGACGCTGCTCGGCGGGCGGGGCGGATCGGCGAGCGCGCACGACATCGTCGTGCGCCCAATTCCGACCCTACTGGTCGGTACGGTAGGCGGTCTGGTCGTCGGGGTCTCCTCGGTCGGCTCGGGATCGCTCATCATCGTGGCCCTGCTCGCCCTCTACCCGGCGCTCAAGGCCAACCAGCTCGTCGGCACCGACCTGGTGCAGGCCGTGCCGCTGGTCGCCGCCGCGGCGCTCGGCCACCTCCTGTTCGGCGACTTCCAGATGGACCTGACGGTCTCGCTGCTCATCGGCTCGATCCCGGGCGTCTACCTCGGCGCCCGGATCTCCTCCCGCGCCCCGGGCGGCCTGATCCGCGCCCTGCTGGCCATCGTCCTGCTGGCCTCGGCGCTGAAGCTCCTGGACGCGAGCAACACCGTCACCGTGGCCGCCCTCGCCGCCGCCACCGCGGTCGTGGTGGCCGGGTGGCGCTGGCGCGCGCGGACCGCTAGGGGCGCGGCACGGGCGTCGAGCGAAAGTACGGATCCCGTGCGAGCCGGGTGAAAGCCCGCCCCGCCCCCGGGTCGGAGTCGAAGCTGGTGTCGCCGCGCGGCGCCTGCGGCGAGTCGAAGTAGAACAGCGCCTTGATCTGCGGGTAGCGCTTGATCTGCCGCGCCACCGACTCGAAGAAGCGGCGCTTGAACCCCGGGTCCTTCGGCCGCTCGAACACCCCCCACTCCGCCACCATCACCGGCTTGCCGGGGAAGCGGAGCTGCATCCACCGGTAGAAGCCCGGCCACTGGGCGAACTCCTTCTCCTCGCGGGTCTTGTTCACCAGCCCGTCGAAGTCCTTGACGCGGTCGTCGGCGTAGGGGTCCATGGCGACCCAGTCGACCACGTCGTCGCCCGGGTAGAGCTGCTCGAACCACGACTTCGCGGCCCAGTTGGGCGCCCCCATCCAGGTCATCACCATGACCGCGTTCCTGACGCCCTTCTCCCGCAGCCGCAGCACCACGTGCCGGTACATCGCCGCGTAGTCGGCGGCCCGCATGCCCGAGCCGGGCGCGTTGTCCACGTCGTTCTCCGGCTCGTGGTGCAGCGTGAGGAAGAACCGCTCGGGGAAGGTGCGCCGGAGATAGCCGGCCAGCCGGTCGATCCTGGCGTCGAGCCTCCCGCGGGCGATCTCGGCCCAGGTGCGGTCGAGCGACGGCTTCCAGTTGACCATGAGCAGCCGGGGCCGCGCCGGGTCGCGGGCCAGCCGGACCTCGGCCTTGGTCGGGAACAGCTCGCTGCCCCGGTGGTAGACGTGCAGCACGTCGGCCGCCGCGCCCATGCGGGCCTCCGCCCCGCGCAGGGCGCGCTCGACCTGCGCCCCGGTGAAGACCTCCGGCGCCAGTCCCCACCAGGCGCCGCAGGACGGGATGAGCCGGGCGGTGGCCGTGCAGGACGGTGCCCCCGCCACCTGCCTGGCCGGCCCGCCGGCCGACGGGCCCATGGCCGTGGCCGGGCCGGTCGTGGCGTTCGCCCCCGGGTCCGCCGCCGGCCCCGTCACCGATCCCGTCGCCGATCCCGTCGCCGCGCCGGTCGCCGCGCCGCTCGTCCCGCTCGTTCCGCTCGTCCCGCTCGTCGCCGAGCCCGCCGTGCCGGAACAGGCGCTCAGCGTGACGAGCGCGGCGAGCGCCGCGGCCGTTTTGCGAGTAATTCCCCGTAGCTGCAAAACCGTCCAACCTCCTTGTCGAACTTGTCGAAGGACCCCCGCGTTGTCACACCTGAACCTTGCCATGTCATTCCAGGAACTTCAGCCGGTGTGGAGAGTATTAGCTGGTGGGCCAGGGTAAAACCGTGCCGGAATTTTCCCGGAATTTCGATTTATGGAGCCCCTTCTTTCCTGCCGTACCGGAGAAAATTCTGCGGATTCAGCTCGGGTGCTGACCGTCCGGCCTATAGTGGGCGCACGCCTCGGCCCGTGACGCTGCGTCGCCGGGCGGCGACGACGCGCACATCCCCCAGGAGGCCGCCCCCATGACCCAGCCGCCGGACGTCCAGGCCCGCCGCCCCGGCGCCGAGCTGGAGGATCACCTGTCCCTGCTGCGCAGGCGATGGCTGATCCTCGTGGGCTGCGTCGTGGTCGGCGGCACGGCCGGGCTCGCGCTCCTGCGGCTCACCCCGCCCGCCTACACCGCCGCCACACAGGTGCAGGTCATGCCCGTCGGCCCGCAGGACCCCGGCAACCAGGTCACCGCCCGCCAGCGCGAGCCGCTCAACCTCGACACCGAGGCCCAGGTCGCCGCGTCCGCCGTGGTCGCCGCCCGGGCCGCCCGGGCGCTCGGCGGCGTCGCGCCCGCGCCCGCGGAGGTCACCGTCCCGCCCAACTCGGCGGTCCTGTCCATCGCGGTCACCGCTGCCGACCCCCGGCTCGCCGCCGCCCAGTCCGGCGCGTACGCCGACGCCTACCTCGCCCACCGCCGCGAGAGCGCCCTCGCCGCCCTGACCGACCAGCAGCAGGCCGTGCTGGGCAAGCTCAAGCAGGTCAACGCCGGCCTCGACGCCGCCTTCCGGCAGCTCGGCCGGCTGCGCAAGGGCAGCGCGGAACGGGCCATCGCGCTGCAGCGGCAGAGCGTGCTCAGCCGCCAGGCCGCGAGCCTCGCGCTCAAGTACGACGCCCTCCGCACGGTGGCCGTCACGCCCGGCGCGATCATCAGCCGGGCCGCGCCGCCCGCCGCGCCCAGCTCCCCCAGCCTGCCGCTGCACCTCGGCACCGGCCTGATGGCGGGGCTGCTCACCGGCTCGGCCGCCGCCTACGCCCGCGACCGGCTCGACACCCGGCTGCGCCGCGCCGCCGACGTCGAGCGGCTCACCGGCCTGCCGGTGCTGGCCGATCTGTCCGGCGCGCGCGAGCCGGGCGTGCTGCACGAGCTGGCCTGCGCGGTCGTGGCCGCCTGCCCCGGC encodes:
- a CDS encoding MazG family protein; protein product: MPLVVVTTSPRVAPGLLSHQAWQALRSGPVLTGAAAHPQLPYLAEAGIAAEVVEPDPAGLAARAVTETVVWLAGDDEEEFMRAVGHAAVAMADPPLIEVVPGSYDLPGARVLDLVAVMDRLRAECPWDRKQTHESLVPYLLEEAYEVLETIEQGDYAALREELGDLLLQVVFHARVAEGFDMDDVAAGIVDKLVRRHPHVFGSVRAESADEVNDNWEAIKAAERAAKGRESALDGVPMGQPALSLAAQLVRRAERAGAPEALAAGVGQGVARELFDLVRRAAEAGLDAEAELRAAARAYRDRVRAWESR
- a CDS encoding SurA N-terminal domain-containing protein; this encodes MKSIRVAVAAAAAGLALTACSSPSHIGAAAVVGDQRITVSEVNADAEAYKAALKRNNLSEADLGGVPVSHVVLQRLLNVAITEQLLDRYKVQVSETEIDAAIKDPGQFQSAEINLLSQGVVPSDARDYGRAMVGLSKLQQQFGGESGNQRLAQEFNSVKPVINPRYGALNPQRTQENPGPFIDPGRFGKPAATPQQTAQG
- the mfd gene encoding transcription-repair coupling factor, which encodes MSLSGLLDLVRADPKLTAALEEGGDVSLIAPSALRPFGVAALATHDQRTVLAVTATGREAEDLAAALTSLLEPASVAVFPAWETLPHERLSPRSDTVGQRLAVLRRLAHPVKGDSAAGPLSVIVTPVRALLQPVVKGLGDLEPIRLRAGDDADLDEVVAKLVGNGYHRVDMVERRGEVAVRGGLLDVFPPTEEHPLRLEFWGDTVEEIRWFKVADQRSLEAAEGGLFAPPCRELLLTDEVRRRAAELAEEYPALAEVLDQLAEGTPVEGMEAFAPALAGEMDLLLDHLPVRSAVFVCDPERIRGRAEELVRTSQEFLEASWINAAAGGEAPIDLGAAAFRTLEDVRGHADALGQPWWTMAPFGNGAELDAQDSEAYRGDTAKALADIKGWLAEEKAVVLLSEGHGPAERMVEVLKSVDVPARLQPFLDKAPERKVVHVSTGLIEHGFVTPTLAVLTHLDLVGQKASTKDMRRLPSRRRNMVDPLQLKTGDHVVHEQHGVGRYVEMVQRTVQGATREYLVIEYAKGDRLYVPTDQLDEVTRYVGGEAPTLNRMGGADWAKAKSRAKKAVKEIAGELIRLYSARMASPGHAFGADTPWQREMEDAFPYAETGDQLAAIDEVKRDMERGVPMDRLICGDVGYGKTEIAVRAAFKAVQDGKQVAVLVPTTLLVQQHMSTFAERFSSFPVTVKPISRFQTDGEVKATLDGLRTGAVDVVIGTHRLLSPEVRFKDLGLIIIDEEQRFGVEHKEAMKHLRTQVDVLAMSATPIPRTLEMGLTGIREMSTILTPPEERHPILTFVGPYEEKQIAAAIRRELMRDGQVFFVHNRVASINRVAARLRELVPEARIAVAHGQMNEHQLEKIMVGFWEREYDVLVSTTIVESGLDVPNANTLIVDRADNYGLSQLHQLRGRVGRGRERGYAYFLYPPEKPLTETAHERLATISQHTEMGAGMYVAMKDLEIRGAGNVLGAEQSGFIAGVGFDLYVRLMSEAVQEQKAKLDGGEEREETPDVKVELPINAHIPHDYVTSERLRLEAYKRMAAIAEESDITEVREELTDRYGKPPVEVDNLLEVARFRIKARKAGLTDVTLQGQNIKFGPARLRESQQVRLDRLYKKAVYKHAAETLLVPIPKTKPLGGQPLRDLDLLKWCGDLVEALFLEPARVS
- a CDS encoding signal peptidase I, yielding MSDQIYVGNAGVDAAGDRGWLLGHFKPPGDPRHSEEVEIKWGVHPPGEERAHWVRGEARTALLVLISGRFRVELPGRSVLLAEPGDYVVWGKGVDHSWRAEEPSTVLTVRWPSVPGYRVG
- a CDS encoding class I SAM-dependent methyltransferase, whose amino-acid sequence is MSEVRSVAQRGDLFDQRVRELWSGQFGRRLDVLVAGCAHDEPLALERIETRSVGVDEDHPAVRAVLEERADLVSWSLGDLRGVPLAPRAYDLIQLSFLLERVRHAELVLDRLLQSLRPGGLVLLRMRDRRSAYGLLDRVTPSWVRRALWRAVVRKGTPGPLPAVYEPLASADGMHAFCLSRGLMIIDEERRASGPARAGWLGRAAIAVMSRLTSGRYPASHDEVTMVIRKPQHHFARVL
- the cysC gene encoding adenylyl-sulfate kinase; amino-acid sequence: MEWTPEPHELADLELLLSGAFDPLTGFLGHDDLHAVHERGTLADGTPWPAPVTLHLPAEVSPGDEVTLLDPEGLPLAALTVTAQEADGLVSGPVKGLGAPEHGPFARLRRTPAQVKEELGGRAALAVTLRGPLDDLSEITALAKELDAVILLLPLAYGEGGPAVVRAALRAQERLPAGTFVVPVPLAPREEPEIDLELREHVAAAYGATEHFPGPEPVTIPGPPHRRGLVVFFTGLSGSGKSTIARGLRDALLELGSRSLTYLDGDVVRHLLSKGLTFSKADRDLNIRRIGFVAAEVARHGGLAVCAPIAPYAATRAEVRAMVEAVGADFLLVHVATPLEECERRDRKGLYAKARAGLIPEFTGVSDPYEEPDDADLVIDTTHISIEAAVSRVLETLRSGGWIR
- a CDS encoding sulfite exporter TauE/SafE family protein; the protein is MIDFALIGGSFVVAVVVGLTGMGGGALMTPMMMLFFNVPPLAAVSSDLVASAVMKPVGSVVHLRRGTVNLRLVGWLCAGSVPAAFCGVFLARAFAVTDAVKYALGVALLLAVAGMAAKTLLGGRGGSASAHDIVVRPIPTLLVGTVGGLVVGVSSVGSGSLIIVALLALYPALKANQLVGTDLVQAVPLVAAAALGHLLFGDFQMDLTVSLLIGSIPGVYLGARISSRAPGGLIRALLAIVLLASALKLLDASNTVTVAALAAATAVVVAGWRWRARTARGAARASSESTDPVRAG
- a CDS encoding glycoside hydrolase family 26 protein produces the protein MQLRGITRKTAAALAALVTLSACSGTAGSATSGTSGTSGTSGAATGAATGSATGSVTGPAADPGANATTGPATAMGPSAGGPARQVAGAPSCTATARLIPSCGAWWGLAPEVFTGAQVERALRGAEARMGAAADVLHVYHRGSELFPTKAEVRLARDPARPRLLMVNWKPSLDRTWAEIARGRLDARIDRLAGYLRRTFPERFFLTLHHEPENDVDNAPGSGMRAADYAAMYRHVVLRLREKGVRNAVMVMTWMGAPNWAAKSWFEQLYPGDDVVDWVAMDPYADDRVKDFDGLVNKTREEKEFAQWPGFYRWMQLRFPGKPVMVAEWGVFERPKDPGFKRRFFESVARQIKRYPQIKALFYFDSPQAPRGDTSFDSDPGAGRAFTRLARDPYFRSTPVPRP
- a CDS encoding Wzz/FepE/Etk N-terminal domain-containing protein; protein product: MTQPPDVQARRPGAELEDHLSLLRRRWLILVGCVVVGGTAGLALLRLTPPAYTAATQVQVMPVGPQDPGNQVTARQREPLNLDTEAQVAASAVVAARAARALGGVAPAPAEVTVPPNSAVLSIAVTAADPRLAAAQSGAYADAYLAHRRESALAALTDQQQAVLGKLKQVNAGLDAAFRQLGRLRKGSAERAIALQRQSVLSRQAASLALKYDALRTVAVTPGAIISRAAPPAAPSSPSLPLHLGTGLMAGLLTGSAAAYARDRLDTRLRRAADVERLTGLPVLADLSGAREPGVLHELACAVVAACPGKRLLVRALPADLYASSLAEPLAVSAPLAVLDGTDVRDLARADAALLLVGLGRVTAPQVAAAARHLGRQDIPVIGVVTATDAMPEFVPLLEPRPHSPLGKLVATGEFPVPGELAAGDFAGAGGAAAGAEGFGVSLSAETTPMQPLRRPRPGRPT